In Rahnella aquatilis CIP 78.65 = ATCC 33071, one DNA window encodes the following:
- a CDS encoding methyl-accepting chemotaxis protein, which yields MKKIINLSILARLLGAFALVLSLLLILAAMSAWLLNSSNQQIENYRAFRLPGVQYPLVMRGTLAELRLQQVQYIASPQGAPRDGHRGEILQAVATFKDAENAYLKLNSGGSQSALFKQIVANFEQFSLANDEVIAAVERNDIAQATKISGDNSRKYRTQLMADLAMLVKNELTNSEKAAADARSRYHTASAMFLVLVCVAFILSLAMALLLARNLVKQLGGEPAYAASIMREIAAGNLAAKITLKPGDDGSLLASLNGMNQQLNKTIHQIMEGSESINHAASEIEQGNVDLSQRTEEQAASLVQTSSNMQNLTTTVSQNAENARQASQLALETSKTASQGGAIVTGMQAHMRDVSGSSNEIINIISVIEGIAFQTNLLALNAAVEAARAGTQGKGFAVVASEVRVLAQKSGQAAKEIKDLIQGTVSKIAEGSLQADRASKAMNEIVSSVNKVAEIVSEISTASTEQHTGIHEVGIAVDQMDRVTQQNAALVEQAAAAAQSLTEQSVELRNAVRFFRTATA from the coding sequence ATGAAAAAGATCATCAACCTTTCCATACTTGCCCGTTTGCTGGGTGCATTCGCACTCGTTCTGAGCCTGCTGTTAATTCTGGCGGCGATGTCGGCCTGGCTGCTCAACAGCAGTAATCAGCAGATTGAAAATTACCGCGCCTTCCGGCTTCCCGGTGTGCAGTATCCGCTGGTGATGCGCGGCACGCTGGCGGAATTACGGCTGCAACAGGTGCAATACATCGCCTCGCCACAGGGTGCGCCGCGCGACGGCCACCGGGGTGAAATCCTTCAGGCGGTTGCTACCTTTAAAGACGCCGAAAATGCGTACCTGAAGCTGAACAGTGGCGGCAGTCAGTCCGCCTTGTTTAAGCAGATCGTCGCTAATTTTGAGCAGTTTTCGCTGGCGAATGATGAGGTTATTGCGGCGGTTGAGCGCAACGATATTGCGCAGGCCACGAAAATCAGTGGCGATAACTCACGAAAATATCGCACACAGCTGATGGCGGATCTGGCGATGCTGGTCAAAAACGAGCTGACCAACAGTGAGAAAGCGGCAGCGGATGCCCGTAGCCGTTATCACACGGCCAGTGCGATGTTTTTAGTGCTGGTGTGTGTGGCCTTTATTCTTTCGCTGGCGATGGCGCTGCTGCTGGCGCGCAATCTGGTGAAACAACTGGGCGGTGAACCGGCTTATGCCGCCTCTATTATGCGTGAAATTGCTGCCGGTAATCTGGCGGCAAAAATCACGCTGAAACCGGGTGATGACGGCAGTTTGCTGGCTTCCCTGAACGGCATGAACCAGCAACTGAATAAAACCATTCATCAGATTATGGAAGGCAGTGAATCCATCAATCATGCCGCCAGTGAAATTGAACAGGGCAACGTGGATTTATCTCAGCGCACCGAAGAACAGGCAGCCTCGCTGGTGCAGACCAGTTCCAATATGCAAAACCTGACCACCACCGTCAGCCAGAACGCCGAGAACGCCCGGCAGGCCAGTCAGCTTGCGCTGGAAACCTCGAAAACGGCGTCTCAGGGCGGCGCGATTGTCACGGGGATGCAGGCGCATATGCGTGATGTTTCCGGCAGTTCGAATGAAATTATCAATATTATCAGCGTGATTGAAGGCATTGCCTTCCAGACCAACCTGCTGGCGCTGAACGCCGCCGTGGAAGCGGCACGTGCCGGTACGCAGGGCAAAGGATTTGCGGTGGTGGCGAGTGAAGTGCGGGTGCTGGCGCAAAAAAGCGGGCAGGCAGCGAAAGAGATTAAAGACCTGATCCAGGGCACCGTCAGCAAAATTGCCGAAGGGTCACTGCAGGCCGACCGCGCCAGTAAAGCCATGAATGAGATTGTCAGCTCGGTGAATAAGGTGGCAGAAATTGTCAGCGAAATCTCGACGGCAAGTACTGAGCAGCACACCGGCATTCATGAAGTGGGGATTGCCGTTGACCAGATGGACAGAGTGACGCAGCAGAATGCCGCGCTGGTAGAACAGGCAGCGGCAGCGGCGCAATCACTGACGGAACAAAGCGTTGAGCTGCGTAACGCCGTGCGGTTTTTCCGCACAGCGACAGCCTGA